In one Chlamydia sp. BM-2023 genomic region, the following are encoded:
- the rpoN gene encoding RNA polymerase factor sigma-54, with the protein MFKQQQKLSLKYLPSLRMQQGLQMLQSPITELSTYVLQQIIHNPFFDLSSLEDDEWSSCSSLPSIDTSYSRPESLFTHLLTQVEQTFNNAEDRTIAQHIIGNLSDQGLFLLSPEELSIQLDVSLQAVNNVQKAIQNFHPLGIGSSSLQEYWLFLLQNSPHQLAFKIIKEHYTLLINCDFPRIAKKCCCSPSQLRTALKEALSKIPWSPAEGYSSALPNIQPALPDVYVNHKQETWEIQISSRGLPPIKLNNEVFHLYEQLPEAEKKNLKQQILSAKWLIKNLRKREQTLFTIVEKILPHQESFLLGETSSPKPLSVKQLAEELSYHESTIFRAIENKTVAAPVGIIPMKQLFPRAAADNDVQSKETILQWIHQWIASETSPLSDADISARISEQGIQCARRTVAKYRSQLKILPAHKRRSYIQM; encoded by the coding sequence ATGTTTAAGCAACAGCAAAAGCTTTCGTTAAAATACCTTCCCTCGCTGCGAATGCAGCAGGGATTGCAGATGCTGCAATCACCAATTACTGAACTTTCCACCTACGTACTACAGCAAATCATTCATAATCCGTTTTTTGATCTTTCTTCTTTAGAAGATGACGAGTGGTCCTCATGTTCTTCTCTACCTTCTATAGACACATCCTACTCCCGCCCAGAATCATTATTTACCCATCTCTTAACTCAAGTAGAGCAAACCTTCAATAATGCCGAAGACCGGACGATCGCTCAGCACATCATAGGAAATTTATCAGATCAGGGTTTGTTTTTATTATCTCCCGAAGAACTTTCTATTCAGCTGGACGTTTCCTTACAAGCTGTTAATAACGTACAAAAAGCAATTCAGAATTTCCATCCTTTAGGAATAGGATCTTCGTCTCTGCAAGAGTATTGGCTATTCCTCTTGCAAAACTCTCCACATCAGCTCGCGTTTAAGATCATCAAAGAGCACTACACCTTATTGATTAACTGTGACTTTCCACGAATAGCGAAAAAATGCTGCTGTTCTCCATCACAACTACGAACAGCTTTAAAAGAAGCGCTCTCTAAGATTCCCTGGTCTCCTGCCGAAGGATATAGCTCGGCACTACCTAACATACAACCTGCTCTTCCTGATGTTTATGTGAATCATAAACAAGAAACTTGGGAAATTCAAATTAGCTCTCGAGGCTTGCCTCCTATAAAACTTAACAATGAAGTGTTTCATCTTTATGAACAGCTTCCTGAAGCAGAAAAGAAGAACTTGAAACAACAAATTCTTTCTGCAAAATGGCTAATTAAAAACTTAAGAAAACGAGAGCAGACGCTATTTACTATCGTGGAGAAAATTCTTCCTCATCAGGAAAGCTTTCTTCTTGGGGAAACCTCTTCTCCAAAACCTTTATCTGTTAAACAATTAGCAGAAGAGCTTTCTTATCATGAATCTACGATATTTCGTGCTATAGAAAACAAAACAGTAGCAGCGCCTGTAGGTATTATCCCGATGAAACAACTTTTTCCCCGTGCTGCTGCTGATAATGACGTGCAGTCTAAAGAGACCATACTTCAATGGATTCATCAATGGATAGCATCGGAAACCTCTCCATTATCTGATGCTGATATTAGCGCGAGAATTTCAGAACAGGGCATTCAATGTGCTCGTCGTACCGTAGCTAAATATCGTTCTCAGTTAAAGATTCTCCCTGCGCATAAAAGAAGATCTTATATTCAAATGTAA
- the topA gene encoding type I DNA topoisomerase has product MKKSLIVVESPAKIKTLQKLLGKGFIFASSLGHVVDLPAKEFGIDIDHDFEPDYQILPDKQEVINQIRKLAASCEVVYLSPDPDREGEAIAWHIANQLPKNTQMQRISFNAITKGAVNEALKHPREIDMALVNAQQARRLLDRIVGYKISPILSRKLQQRSGISAGRVQSVALKLVVDREKAIEAFVPVEYWNIRVFLQDPKSSKTFWAHLYSADGKKWEKELPKGKSEDEILLINSEAKAQHYASLLEDASYRITRVEAKEKRRNAAPPFITSTLQQEASRHFRFSSSKTMSVAQTLYEGVELDNEDATGLITYMRTDSVRIDPEALNNVRDYIQGTFGNDYLPKSPNLYATKKMTQDAHEAIRPTDIHLSPEKLQGKLSDDQYKLYSLIWKRFVASQMNPAIYDTLAMTISTNVQIDLRASGSLLKFKGFLAVYEEKHDDDVDQEENPSLPQLHAQDVVNKKEVSAEQAFTKPLPRFTEASLVKELEKSGIGRPSTYATIMNKIQSREYTIKENQRLRPTELGKIISQFLETNFPRVMDIGFTALMEDELELIADNKKSWKLLLKEFWDQFLPVVTTAEKEAVIPRIVTDIDCSECHKGKLVKIWAKNRYFYGCSEYPECDYKTSEEELAFNKDDYAVDTPWDGPCPVCQGPMKVRHGRFGTFLGCLNYPKCRGTVTLHKKGEEIEQNEVVPCPATGCSGKILKKRSRYNKTFYSCSEYPDCSVIGNTVDAVITKYTGTPKTPYEKKTTKKKGATKSTAAKKTVAKGKKAPAKKKSEGKTTRVGSLLTPSPELALMIGDEPVSRGEATKKIWKYIKDNNLQSAENKKLLIPDDKFKAVIGPEPVDMFQLPKLLSQHLFKAG; this is encoded by the coding sequence ATGAAAAAATCCTTAATCGTAGTGGAATCCCCTGCTAAAATTAAAACCTTACAAAAACTCTTAGGGAAAGGTTTTATTTTTGCTTCGTCACTAGGACATGTTGTTGATCTTCCCGCTAAAGAGTTCGGTATTGATATCGATCATGATTTTGAGCCCGACTATCAAATTCTTCCTGACAAACAAGAAGTTATCAACCAAATTCGCAAGCTAGCAGCCAGTTGTGAAGTTGTTTACTTATCTCCCGACCCCGATAGAGAGGGAGAAGCTATAGCTTGGCATATTGCCAATCAGCTGCCTAAGAATACCCAAATGCAAAGAATCTCTTTCAATGCGATTACTAAGGGCGCTGTTAATGAGGCATTAAAACATCCTCGAGAAATTGATATGGCTTTAGTAAATGCCCAGCAAGCCCGGCGTTTACTAGATCGCATTGTGGGTTATAAGATTTCTCCTATTTTAAGCCGGAAATTACAACAACGTTCAGGAATTTCCGCAGGACGCGTGCAATCTGTAGCGTTAAAATTGGTTGTAGATCGTGAGAAAGCTATAGAAGCTTTTGTTCCTGTAGAATACTGGAATATTCGCGTTTTTCTTCAAGATCCTAAATCTTCGAAAACATTTTGGGCTCATTTGTATTCTGCAGATGGGAAAAAATGGGAAAAAGAACTTCCTAAAGGTAAGTCTGAAGACGAAATTCTATTAATTAATTCCGAAGCTAAAGCTCAGCACTACGCAAGTCTATTAGAAGATGCTTCTTATAGAATAACGCGAGTAGAAGCTAAAGAAAAGCGTCGTAATGCGGCTCCGCCATTTATTACTTCGACATTACAACAAGAGGCTAGTCGCCATTTTAGATTTTCTTCTTCTAAGACCATGTCTGTTGCACAGACATTGTACGAAGGCGTAGAATTAGATAATGAAGATGCTACAGGATTGATCACCTATATGCGTACGGACTCCGTACGTATAGATCCCGAGGCGTTAAATAACGTCAGAGACTATATCCAAGGGACATTTGGAAATGACTACTTACCAAAATCTCCCAATCTCTATGCTACAAAAAAAATGACTCAGGATGCCCACGAAGCAATTCGCCCTACGGACATTCATTTATCTCCAGAAAAGCTCCAAGGGAAACTTTCTGACGATCAGTACAAGCTTTATTCTCTCATTTGGAAGCGCTTTGTTGCCTCTCAGATGAATCCTGCGATTTATGACACCTTAGCTATGACAATCTCTACAAATGTACAGATTGATCTTCGCGCCTCAGGATCATTACTAAAATTCAAAGGCTTTCTTGCCGTATATGAAGAGAAGCATGATGACGATGTAGATCAGGAAGAAAATCCTTCATTACCTCAGTTACACGCTCAAGATGTCGTAAATAAAAAAGAGGTTTCTGCAGAACAAGCATTTACCAAACCTCTTCCTAGATTCACGGAAGCTTCTTTAGTTAAAGAGTTGGAAAAATCTGGAATAGGACGACCTTCTACGTACGCAACGATTATGAATAAAATTCAAAGTCGTGAGTACACTATCAAAGAAAATCAACGGCTACGCCCTACAGAACTAGGTAAAATTATTTCCCAATTCCTTGAGACAAATTTCCCAAGGGTTATGGACATAGGTTTTACAGCTCTTATGGAAGACGAGCTAGAGCTTATTGCTGATAATAAAAAGTCATGGAAACTTCTTCTTAAGGAGTTTTGGGATCAGTTTCTTCCTGTGGTTACTACAGCAGAAAAAGAAGCTGTTATCCCACGCATCGTAACGGATATTGATTGTTCAGAATGTCATAAAGGGAAACTTGTAAAAATCTGGGCGAAAAATCGTTATTTTTACGGATGCTCGGAATATCCCGAATGTGACTACAAAACATCTGAAGAAGAGCTCGCTTTTAATAAGGATGATTATGCTGTTGACACTCCCTGGGATGGCCCCTGCCCTGTCTGTCAAGGTCCCATGAAAGTCCGTCATGGACGTTTTGGCACTTTCTTAGGTTGTTTAAATTATCCCAAATGTCGTGGAACCGTCACTCTTCATAAAAAGGGTGAGGAAATAGAGCAAAATGAAGTTGTGCCGTGTCCTGCAACAGGATGCTCTGGAAAAATCCTTAAGAAACGTTCTCGGTATAATAAAACGTTTTATTCCTGCTCGGAATATCCTGACTGCAGTGTTATTGGAAACACTGTGGATGCTGTGATTACAAAGTACACAGGCACTCCTAAAACTCCCTACGAAAAGAAAACAACTAAGAAAAAAGGCGCAACGAAAAGCACAGCAGCTAAAAAAACAGTTGCCAAGGGTAAAAAAGCACCTGCAAAGAAAAAAAGCGAAGGGAAGACCACAAGAGTAGGGTCCTTACTTACTCCCTC